The Pseudoalteromonas translucida KMM 520 genome has a window encoding:
- a CDS encoding RidA family protein, whose translation MSGTIIKLSRNTNNAPSCTVATQTVAFSHYNNISAQLPIDPKSGNIVADDIKTQAKQCLTNIKAVIESIDHVMDDVIKINVFLKNITDIDAVNDVYASFFQDYLPTRTTVAVAALPLEGALVQMDALISNGEGTTPQAPCDLIKVAKNSKNAPICPVSTHTVAFSHYNNISAQLPVDPKSGEIVTGGIKNQTKQCLSNIKAILESIDVPFDDIVKVNIFVKNPADIDAINEVYTTFIPDSAIARAVAYVPARSTMVVAALPMDALVQIDAVISHGDGTPPQAVEDRHGIIIRASNIKNAPINALSTQTVAFSHYNHISAQLPIDAKTANLVADDVTTQATQCLNNIKAIVESIDHVMDDLVKVNIQVKNISDITAIDKVYASFFKGDLPARTVVGVSAIPMNALVQIDAVVSNAEGTPPKL comes from the coding sequence ATGAGCGGCACAATCATAAAACTTTCAAGAAACACTAATAATGCACCAAGCTGCACTGTAGCTACACAAACAGTTGCTTTTTCGCATTACAATAATATTTCAGCACAATTACCGATTGATCCTAAAAGCGGTAACATTGTAGCTGATGATATAAAAACACAGGCAAAACAGTGTTTAACAAATATTAAAGCGGTTATTGAAAGTATTGATCATGTTATGGACGATGTGATTAAAATTAATGTGTTTTTAAAAAACATCACAGATATTGATGCTGTAAACGACGTATACGCTAGTTTCTTTCAAGACTACTTACCAACACGCACAACAGTTGCCGTGGCAGCTTTACCGCTAGAGGGTGCATTAGTACAAATGGATGCGCTTATCTCTAATGGCGAAGGTACTACACCACAAGCGCCTTGCGATTTAATTAAAGTAGCAAAAAATAGTAAAAATGCACCTATATGCCCAGTGTCTACGCATACGGTTGCTTTTTCTCATTACAATAATATTTCTGCTCAGTTACCTGTCGATCCTAAATCGGGAGAAATAGTAACCGGTGGTATAAAAAATCAGACTAAACAGTGTTTAAGCAATATTAAAGCTATTTTAGAGAGTATTGACGTACCCTTTGACGACATAGTTAAGGTAAATATATTTGTTAAAAATCCGGCAGATATTGACGCAATAAACGAAGTTTATACAACCTTTATTCCAGACTCAGCTATTGCCAGAGCTGTAGCTTACGTACCAGCAAGATCAACCATGGTTGTTGCAGCACTGCCTATGGATGCTTTAGTACAAATTGATGCAGTTATATCCCATGGTGATGGCACACCACCACAAGCAGTTGAGGACAGACACGGCATTATTATTAGAGCAAGTAATATCAAAAATGCGCCAATTAATGCTCTATCTACACAAACAGTGGCGTTTTCGCACTACAACCATATTTCAGCGCAATTACCCATTGATGCAAAAACGGCTAATCTTGTAGCTGATGACGTAACAACACAAGCAACGCAGTGCTTAAACAATATTAAAGCCATTGTAGAGAGTATTGATCATGTTATGGACGACCTTGTAAAAGTTAACATTCAAGTTAAAAACATTAGCGATATTACCGCTATTGATAAAGTGTACGCCAGCTTCTTTAAAGGTGATTTGCCAGCAAGAACTGTGGTAGGCGTATCAGCTATCCCTATGAATGCGCTAGTACAAATTGATGCGGTAGTGTCTAACGCTGAAGGTACGCCCCCTAAGTTATAA
- a CDS encoding bifunctional 2-methylcitrate dehydratase/aconitate hydratase translates to MSNNVDINNRPDYDHVIQDITDYVLNYKVSSKEALNTARNCLIDTLGCGLLALRFPECTKLLGPIVAGTIVPNGARVPGTSLVLDPVKAAWDIGCIIRWLDYNDTWLAAEWGHPSDNLGAILAVADHLSQVRLSKGEQPLKMRKVLEAMIMAHEIQGVIALKNSFNRVGLCHVLLVRVASTAVATKMMGGNKQQVMAAISQAWVDGSALRTYRHAPNAGSRKSWAAGDATSRAVHLADISMRGEMGIPSVLTAPQWGFYDVSFSKTNIDQTLKPEAERQFLFTQDYGSYVMENILFKISFPAEFHAQTAAEASVILHPQVKDRLADIDKIVVRTHESAIRIISKTGSLDNAADRDHCLQYMIAVPLIFGNLTADHYEDEFHNAHPIIDELRNKMHIVEDSRFTKEYLEDDKRSIANAIQIFFKDGSSTEDTVIEYPVGHRRRREEGIPLLEQKFKANLASRFENKQCQTIFTLCKNQTALEATPVNSFMDLFVIK, encoded by the coding sequence ATGAGTAATAATGTAGATATTAATAATCGCCCTGATTACGACCATGTAATACAAGATATAACTGATTATGTATTAAATTATAAAGTAAGCAGCAAGGAGGCACTCAATACTGCCCGTAACTGTTTAATAGACACTTTAGGATGTGGGCTATTAGCGCTGCGTTTTCCTGAATGCACCAAACTCCTCGGCCCTATAGTAGCAGGTACTATTGTGCCTAATGGTGCACGCGTGCCGGGCACATCTTTGGTACTCGACCCTGTAAAAGCGGCATGGGACATTGGCTGTATTATTCGCTGGCTCGATTATAACGATACTTGGTTGGCCGCCGAATGGGGTCATCCGTCTGATAATTTAGGTGCTATTTTAGCCGTTGCTGATCATCTATCTCAAGTTAGACTGAGCAAGGGTGAACAACCTTTAAAAATGCGCAAAGTGCTAGAAGCCATGATCATGGCGCATGAAATTCAAGGCGTAATAGCGCTAAAAAATTCGTTTAATCGGGTGGGTTTATGCCACGTATTATTAGTACGGGTTGCATCGACTGCGGTTGCCACTAAAATGATGGGCGGCAATAAACAACAAGTTATGGCCGCTATATCACAAGCTTGGGTAGATGGCTCAGCGCTGCGCACCTATAGGCATGCACCTAATGCAGGATCTCGTAAATCTTGGGCTGCTGGCGATGCAACTTCCCGAGCCGTTCATTTAGCTGATATATCTATGCGTGGTGAAATGGGTATTCCAAGCGTATTAACAGCCCCGCAATGGGGATTTTATGATGTCTCTTTTTCTAAAACCAACATAGACCAAACACTTAAACCTGAGGCCGAACGGCAGTTTTTATTCACCCAAGACTACGGCAGTTATGTTATGGAAAATATTTTATTTAAAATATCTTTTCCTGCTGAGTTTCATGCCCAAACAGCCGCAGAAGCGTCGGTTATTTTACATCCTCAGGTAAAAGATCGGTTAGCCGATATTGATAAAATTGTTGTGCGTACTCACGAGTCGGCCATTCGTATTATTTCAAAAACGGGTTCCCTTGATAACGCAGCCGATCGCGATCATTGTTTACAATACATGATTGCAGTGCCGTTAATATTTGGCAATTTAACCGCTGATCATTACGAAGACGAATTTCATAACGCACACCCGATTATTGATGAACTGCGCAACAAAATGCACATTGTAGAAGATTCACGCTTTACCAAAGAATATTTAGAGGATGATAAACGCTCTATCGCCAATGCTATTCAGATTTTCTTTAAAGATGGCAGTAGCACCGAGGACACAGTTATAGAATATCCTGTGGGTCATCGTCGCCGTCGTGAGGAAGGGATCCCACTCTTGGAGCAAAAATTTAAAGCTAATTTAGCGTCCCGCTTTGAGAATAAACAATGCCAAACTATTTTCACGCTTTGTAAAAATCAAACCGCGCTTGAGGCCACACCTGTAAATAGTTTTATGGACTTATTTGTTATTAAGTAA
- a CDS encoding aldose epimerase family protein: MNQLHSYILSNEQGMRVEILNYGARVKSILFPVNDTPTEMTVGYADTNRYLTDTYYLGATCGRVANRISGASFELEGERYLLSKNDGENCLHGGADNFSLRFWQMQSSTANEVILSLSSKDGDQGFPGKVEMQIRYHLSHDNKLTMSFSATTNKATPINATNHCYFNLGEQNCLPLTLQINAASYLERDNNSLPTGRVLSVKNSDFCFQQPVIIGQRLQSAQHPQLTAPTGFDHCFVINQPQASKAAAVLSSLRNKVKMTLYTDQASIQLYTGAFLAAPLSPDQGVCLEAQNYSDAVTFPDFENSILKPGEVYNKYISYHFENI, encoded by the coding sequence ATGAATCAATTACACAGTTATATATTAAGCAATGAGCAAGGCATGCGGGTCGAAATATTAAACTATGGCGCGCGGGTTAAATCTATTTTATTTCCGGTAAACGATACACCCACAGAAATGACAGTTGGGTATGCCGATACCAATCGTTATTTAACCGATACTTATTATTTAGGTGCTACCTGTGGCCGCGTTGCTAATCGTATTAGTGGTGCGAGTTTTGAGCTTGAAGGTGAGCGATATTTACTGAGTAAAAATGATGGTGAAAATTGCTTACATGGCGGGGCGGATAACTTTTCTCTGCGTTTTTGGCAAATGCAATCGAGTACTGCCAACGAAGTGATTTTGAGCTTAAGCTCAAAAGATGGCGACCAAGGCTTTCCTGGCAAGGTGGAAATGCAAATACGTTATCATTTATCACATGACAATAAATTGACCATGAGCTTTAGCGCAACCACAAATAAAGCAACCCCTATTAACGCTACTAATCATTGCTACTTTAATTTAGGTGAGCAAAATTGCTTGCCACTCACGTTACAAATAAATGCGGCCAGCTATTTAGAGCGTGATAATAACAGCTTGCCAACCGGTAGAGTGTTAAGTGTTAAAAATAGTGACTTTTGTTTTCAGCAACCGGTTATTATTGGCCAGCGCTTGCAGTCTGCTCAGCACCCACAACTAACAGCGCCAACAGGGTTTGATCATTGTTTTGTTATAAATCAGCCACAAGCAAGCAAAGCAGCAGCGGTATTAAGCTCATTACGCAATAAAGTTAAAATGACGTTGTACACCGACCAAGCATCTATACAGCTTTATACCGGTGCATTTTTAGCCGCACCATTAAGCCCTGATCAGGGAGTGTGTTTAGAAGCGCAAAATTATAGCGATGCAGTAACCTTTCCAGATTTTGAAAACTCAATACTAAAGCCGGGCGAAGTTTATAATAAATATATTAGCTATCACTTTGAAAATATTTAA